A region of Malaciobacter marinus DNA encodes the following proteins:
- a CDS encoding peptidylprolyl isomerase, giving the protein MKKLLGILLLSTTISFAGLVDAVALVVNDEPITLYDIDKRMVESKVSKKEAVSSLIDEALYEQLLQEKNINVDIFDVNNYLEKIAASNGMDLYTFKSVVKQKYKNYDAYEDEIRKRIQREKLIGQLVRGNLKIATQEDLKIYYKNNKNQFTTAKTIDVVQYASNNKKALLEIQNNPLTVNNEVSKSNISLDQEKLNSQMRFLLNDTKINQFTPIITADKQYVTLLVTQKKGVNTLAFEDVKDKIFTVLMQKREQNFLKEYFEKLKLTANIKVVR; this is encoded by the coding sequence ATGAAAAAGCTATTAGGTATACTTTTATTATCAACAACTATAAGTTTTGCAGGTTTAGTTGATGCAGTTGCATTAGTTGTTAATGATGAACCAATTACACTTTATGATATTGATAAGCGAATGGTTGAATCAAAAGTTAGTAAAAAAGAGGCAGTTAGTTCTTTAATAGATGAAGCATTATATGAGCAATTACTTCAAGAGAAAAATATCAATGTAGATATCTTTGATGTAAATAACTATTTAGAAAAAATTGCAGCATCAAATGGTATGGATTTATATACTTTTAAATCAGTTGTTAAGCAAAAATATAAAAATTATGATGCTTATGAAGATGAAATAAGAAAAAGAATACAAAGAGAGAAATTAATAGGTCAACTTGTAAGAGGGAATCTAAAAATTGCCACTCAAGAAGATTTAAAAATATATTATAAAAATAATAAAAATCAATTTACTACAGCAAAAACGATTGATGTGGTTCAATATGCTTCAAATAATAAAAAAGCATTATTAGAAATTCAAAATAATCCTCTGACTGTAAACAATGAAGTATCAAAAAGTAATATTTCACTTGATCAAGAAAAGTTAAATTCACAAATGAGATTTCTTTTAAATGATACTAAAATAAATCAATTTACACCAATTATCACTGCAGATAAACAATATGTGACTTTATTGGTTACACAAAAGAAAGGTGTTAATACTTTAGCTTTTGAAGATGTAAAAGATAAGATTTTTACAGTATTAATGCAAAAAAGAGAACAAAACTTCTTAAAAGAGTATTTTGAGAAATTAAAACTAACTGCTAATATAAAAGTTGTAAGATAA
- the gatB gene encoding Asp-tRNA(Asn)/Glu-tRNA(Gln) amidotransferase subunit GatB, whose protein sequence is MFEVIIGLEVHVQLNTNSKLFCSCATSFGEEPNTNVCPTCLGLPGALPVLNKEAVHKAIMLGTALKSQINKKSIFNRKNYFYPDLPSGYQISQFEVPVVGLGELVIDFEDGTNKKIGVTRAHLENDAGKSIHVGDVSHVDLNRAGTPLLEIVSEPDMRSSEEAILYLKKLHSIVRYLGISDANMQEGSFRCDVNVSIRPKGDDKLYTRCEIKNMNSFKFIEKAIKYEVQRQIEAWEDGFYEKEVVQETRLFDPEKGETRSMRGKEDAADYRYFPDPDLLPVIITDEMMEKYSKIPELPDEKKARFVSDFKIKDYDASVITSSLETANFFDEMMEENISGKNAATWLTVELPARFGEGVSLENSPVKAKKLASIVKAIEDGTISGKAAKEVLDYLMEKPEMQVDSVIDELGLKQVSDDGAILEIIDGILAANEDKVEQYKSGKDKLFGFFVGQTMKASKGSANPQKVNELLKQRLS, encoded by the coding sequence ATGTTTGAAGTTATTATAGGATTAGAAGTACATGTTCAATTAAATACAAATAGTAAACTATTTTGTTCTTGTGCGACAAGTTTTGGTGAAGAACCAAATACAAATGTTTGTCCTACTTGTTTAGGACTTCCAGGAGCACTTCCTGTATTAAATAAAGAAGCAGTTCATAAAGCTATTATGCTAGGAACTGCACTTAAATCACAAATAAATAAAAAATCAATTTTTAATAGAAAAAACTATTTTTATCCAGATTTACCAAGTGGTTATCAAATCTCTCAGTTTGAAGTTCCTGTTGTAGGACTTGGAGAACTTGTTATTGACTTTGAAGATGGAACAAATAAAAAAATTGGAGTTACAAGAGCTCACTTAGAAAATGATGCAGGAAAAAGTATCCATGTAGGGGATGTTTCTCATGTGGATTTAAATAGAGCTGGAACACCACTTCTTGAGATAGTTTCAGAACCTGATATGAGAAGCTCTGAAGAGGCTATTTTATATCTTAAAAAGCTTCATTCTATTGTAAGATACTTGGGTATTAGTGATGCTAATATGCAAGAGGGAAGTTTCAGATGTGATGTAAATGTATCTATTAGACCAAAAGGTGATGATAAGCTTTATACAAGATGCGAAATTAAAAATATGAACTCATTTAAGTTTATTGAAAAAGCAATTAAATATGAAGTTCAAAGACAAATTGAAGCTTGGGAAGATGGTTTTTATGAAAAAGAAGTAGTTCAAGAAACAAGACTATTTGATCCAGAAAAAGGTGAAACTAGATCTATGAGAGGTAAAGAAGATGCTGCTGATTATAGATATTTCCCAGATCCAGATCTTTTGCCTGTTATTATTACAGATGAAATGATGGAAAAATATTCAAAAATTCCTGAACTTCCAGATGAGAAAAAAGCTAGATTTGTAAGTGATTTCAAAATTAAAGATTATGATGCATCTGTTATTACTTCTTCATTAGAAACTGCAAACTTCTTTGATGAAATGATGGAAGAGAATATCAGTGGTAAAAATGCAGCAACATGGTTAACTGTTGAGTTACCAGCAAGATTTGGAGAGGGTGTAAGCTTAGAAAACTCTCCTGTGAAAGCTAAAAAATTAGCTTCTATTGTAAAAGCAATTGAAGATGGAACTATTTCAGGAAAAGCTGCTAAAGAAGTACTTGATTACTTAATGGAAAAACCTGAGATGCAAGTAGATTCAGTTATTGATGAACTTGGATTAAAACAAGTATCTGATGATGGAGCAATACTTGAAATTATTGATGGGATACTTGCAGCCAATGAAGATAAAGTAGAACAATATAAAAGTGGGAAAGATAAACTATTTGGATTTTTTGTTGGTCAAACAATGAAAGCATCTAAAGGTAGTGCAAATCCACAAAAAGTAAATGAACTTTTAAAACAAAGATTATCATAA
- a CDS encoding NAD(P)H-dependent glycerol-3-phosphate dehydrogenase, with product MQKNSVAVIGAGKWGQALHFALGQKQKCYITSRTKRDINNFVDLNTALSCEYLIIAIPAQQIRQWLDEHFEFKGQKILVASKGIEASTGKFLNEIYEEFIPSENLGFISGPSFAAEVIKGLPCALVLNSLNKQIFIEFEKLFPDFIKTYYSDDVIGAEICGAYKNVLAIASGICEGMNLGNNARVSLISRGLVEMQRFGSHFGAKMETFIGLSGAGDLFLTASSELSRNFRVGLGLANNKTLDEILEELGEVAEGVKTSYAINSLNKKHKIYTPIANEVYSILEGKNPKDSLKDLLKD from the coding sequence ATGCAAAAAAACTCAGTAGCAGTAATAGGAGCAGGGAAGTGGGGACAAGCACTTCATTTTGCCCTTGGTCAAAAACAAAAGTGTTATATTACTTCAAGAACAAAAAGAGATATAAATAATTTTGTAGATTTAAATACAGCTCTGAGTTGTGAATATCTTATAATAGCTATTCCTGCACAACAAATTAGACAATGGTTAGACGAACACTTTGAGTTTAAAGGCCAAAAAATACTTGTAGCTTCAAAAGGTATTGAAGCTAGTACAGGAAAGTTCTTAAATGAAATATATGAAGAGTTTATTCCTAGTGAAAACTTAGGTTTTATTTCAGGACCTTCTTTTGCAGCAGAGGTAATAAAAGGCTTACCATGTGCTCTTGTTTTAAATAGTTTAAATAAACAAATTTTTATTGAATTTGAAAAACTATTCCCTGATTTTATTAAAACATATTATAGTGATGATGTTATAGGTGCAGAAATATGTGGTGCTTATAAAAATGTACTTGCAATTGCAAGTGGAATATGTGAGGGAATGAATCTTGGAAATAATGCAAGGGTTTCATTAATCTCAAGAGGCTTAGTAGAAATGCAAAGATTTGGTAGCCATTTTGGTGCAAAAATGGAAACATTTATTGGATTAAGTGGTGCAGGGGATCTTTTTTTAACTGCGAGTAGTGAATTGAGTCGTAATTTTAGAGTAGGGCTTGGACTTGCAAATAATAAAACACTTGATGAAATACTAGAAGAATTAGGAGAAGTAGCAGAGGGCGTTAAAACATCTTATGCAATTAATTCTTTAAATAAAAAGCATAAAATTTATACGCCAATAGCAAATGAAGTCTACTCTATATTAGAGGGTAAAAATCCAAAGGATAGTTTAAAAGATTTATTAAAAGATTAA
- a CDS encoding sensor histidine kinase, producing MSDVKLYTKKYLILVFLFIISLCVYIYIVYSNYTSNKEFLLNSTTQNQIKLVKAYKSKIDEKLLQKKRIIKSTANYIKKKDREKNYTLIKETLALAILNGDFRSVYIGYYDDYFITGINWIAPSWYKVTKRKWYKQVEQAKSIVVTKPYLDSDLDSNVISIATPLFVNDKLYAVLSSDIKIDDFRHDILSLLPVKEGFAFMMSNDGDVVLQPKKFSFNIDEKFLKQISKDFSQNSSGVNIYKIEGENYIFTYDSLENSDWIFITVLSEKKIFQNINKELFKNLLIAAFLMLVGILVVIYLSSIQRKLLRNKNLLELFAKSSSWGVLMTDKEGHIVFINKFYEKIFSLGNKSLYEKNILKIPHRIGQKNYFDKDTHFFNLAKQNPENIATYKIGDEQIYNFQVTPLLKANRYFEGIIVTVNNITNERLIEKNKLKQEKIFIQNSKMIALGEMVSAISHQWKQPLSSLLLLINNIDEKIQEKDFEDIDEYISRSRTNIELMSETMDAFRSFYKEQLKQKEFDLVQTIDEIINISSALIKMNSISINFYYNKEYNYKIYGYPTYLKQVILNLISNSKDALVEKINDSDFDKAQISIYLEKHDNNIIIRFEDNGNGVDSSKIIDIFNSSFTTKGDKGTGTGLHLCKLLIEDKMDGKIFLESNKNPTSFVIELKESR from the coding sequence ATGAGTGATGTAAAATTATATACAAAAAAGTATTTAATCTTAGTCTTTTTATTTATCATAAGCTTATGTGTATATATTTATATTGTTTACTCAAATTATACTAGCAATAAAGAGTTTTTATTAAACTCAACCACTCAAAATCAAATAAAACTTGTAAAAGCGTATAAATCAAAAATTGATGAAAAACTTTTACAGAAAAAAAGAATTATAAAATCAACTGCAAATTATATAAAGAAAAAAGATAGAGAAAAAAATTATACTCTTATAAAAGAAACATTAGCTTTAGCTATTTTAAATGGGGATTTTAGAAGTGTATATATAGGTTATTATGATGATTATTTTATTACAGGTATTAATTGGATAGCACCAAGTTGGTATAAAGTAACAAAAAGAAAATGGTACAAACAAGTAGAACAAGCAAAATCTATAGTTGTTACAAAACCATATTTGGATTCAGATTTAGATTCAAATGTTATTTCAATTGCAACACCATTATTTGTAAATGACAAACTATATGCTGTATTATCAAGTGATATAAAAATCGATGATTTTAGACATGATATTTTATCTTTATTACCTGTAAAAGAAGGTTTTGCCTTTATGATGTCAAATGACGGTGATGTTGTATTGCAACCTAAAAAATTTAGTTTTAATATTGATGAAAAATTTTTAAAACAAATAAGCAAAGATTTCTCACAAAATTCATCGGGAGTGAATATATATAAAATAGAAGGTGAGAATTATATATTCACTTATGACTCTTTAGAAAATAGTGATTGGATATTTATCACCGTATTAAGTGAAAAGAAAATTTTCCAAAATATAAATAAAGAATTATTCAAAAATCTTTTAATTGCTGCGTTTTTAATGTTAGTTGGAATATTAGTAGTAATTTATCTATCTTCTATTCAAAGAAAACTTTTAAGAAATAAAAATTTATTGGAACTATTTGCTAAAAGCTCTAGTTGGGGAGTTTTAATGACTGATAAAGAAGGGCATATAGTTTTTATAAATAAATTTTATGAAAAAATATTTTCACTTGGAAACAAATCTTTATATGAAAAAAATATCTTGAAGATACCTCATAGAATAGGACAAAAAAACTATTTTGATAAAGATACACACTTTTTTAATTTAGCAAAACAAAATCCTGAAAATATAGCAACTTATAAAATCGGTGATGAACAAATCTATAATTTTCAAGTTACTCCTTTATTAAAAGCGAATCGTTATTTTGAGGGAATTATTGTAACAGTAAATAATATTACAAATGAAAGATTAATAGAAAAAAATAAACTAAAACAAGAAAAGATATTTATACAAAATAGTAAGATGATTGCTTTAGGAGAAATGGTTAGCGCAATTTCACATCAATGGAAACAACCTTTAAGCTCACTTCTTCTTCTAATAAATAATATTGATGAAAAGATTCAAGAAAAAGATTTTGAAGATATAGATGAATACATTTCTCGTTCTAGAACAAATATAGAATTAATGAGTGAAACTATGGATGCTTTTAGAAGTTTTTATAAGGAACAACTAAAGCAAAAAGAGTTTGATTTAGTTCAAACAATAGATGAAATAATAAATATTAGTTCAGCTTTGATTAAAATGAACTCAATTTCTATAAATTTTTACTATAATAAAGAGTATAACTATAAAATTTATGGTTATCCAACATACTTAAAGCAAGTAATATTAAATTTAATATCTAATTCAAAAGATGCACTTGTAGAAAAGATTAATGATAGTGATTTTGACAAAGCACAAATTTCTATTTATTTAGAAAAGCATGATAATAATATTATAATAAGATTTGAAGATAATGGAAATGGAGTAGATTCATCAAAAATAATAGATATCTTTAACTCTTCATTTACAACAAAAGGTGATAAGGGTACAGGGACAGGCTTGCATTTATGTAAACTTTTAATAGAAGATAAAATGGATGGAAAGATTTTTCTTGAAAGCAATAAAAATCCAACTTCTTTTGTAATTGAATTAAAGGAAAGTAGATGA
- a CDS encoding response regulator transcription factor yields the protein MIRKLENILKSTKVLLVEDEEDLRFIIQRSIYKYVNSIVEAKNGAEGLEKFLSHDIDLILSDINMQKMSGLKMLKKIREYNSTIPVIFLTAYDTDENILDAINLTNSFLLKKPFEKKQLLTTIQMVMGQQNINEEIIELGEGFSYSVKNKELFYKEELISLTKLEKKLLEVLVHNKTHVVTYEMIENFVWQEKGATQEVIRAYIKKLRKKTYQELIENIQGIGYLLKI from the coding sequence ATGATTAGAAAACTTGAAAATATTCTAAAAAGCACAAAGGTTTTACTTGTTGAAGATGAAGAAGATTTAAGGTTTATAATTCAGCGTTCCATTTATAAATATGTAAATAGTATAGTAGAAGCAAAGAATGGAGCAGAAGGCTTAGAAAAGTTTCTTTCACATGATATTGATTTAATACTTTCTGATATAAATATGCAAAAGATGAGTGGACTTAAGATGTTGAAAAAAATAAGAGAATATAACTCAACTATTCCTGTGATTTTTTTAACTGCATATGATACAGATGAAAATATTCTTGATGCGATAAATCTTACAAATAGTTTTTTACTTAAAAAACCTTTTGAGAAAAAACAACTACTTACAACTATTCAAATGGTTATGGGACAACAAAATATCAATGAAGAGATAATAGAATTAGGTGAAGGTTTCTCATATTCAGTAAAAAATAAAGAATTATTTTACAAAGAAGAATTAATTTCATTAACAAAGTTAGAAAAAAAACTCTTAGAAGTATTAGTACATAATAAAACGCATGTTGTAACATATGAAATGATTGAAAACTTTGTATGGCAAGAAAAAGGTGCTACTCAAGAGGTTATAAGAGCATACATAAAAAAACTTCGTAAAAAAACTTATCAAGAACTTATTGAAAATATCCAAGGTATTGGATACTTACTTAAAATCTAA